From Gammaproteobacteria bacterium:
AAAATGAAGCAGATGATGAAATAAACATCACTTCATTTGCTTTTTGCTTAAAGGGGCCGCAAGGCCCCTTTTTTGTCCTTATTCCCTTCTCCCAAAAATCAAAAAATGTATTCCGCCGCCGATTGCGCGGCTGCGCCGGGAGCGCGCTGCACCGGCTTGGGGGCGATGGAGGCCCCGCGGTTGAGCGGCACCGGGATGCCGGCCCCCTGTTTCGCCGTGCTGACGAGCAGTTCCCAGTCAACCGGTATCGCCCGCTTTTCCGTCAGCCGGCTGATTTCGCGTATGGCCTGCCCGAGGTAGCGGTCCATCACGCCGGCCTGCCCTTGCCCGTGCGCCTCGAGGTACACCACGCCGTCAACAAGAGCGCTCTTGAACGGCTGAAACTGTATCGTCACCGGCGTGCCGCGCTCGATCAGCCCGAAGAAGTCCTGAATATCCACCGGGCGCATCCGGATGCAGCCGTGGGTGGCTTTCAGGCCGATGGCATACGGGCGGTTGGTGCCGTGGATGAAATAGCCGGGCAGGTTCAGTTGCAGCGCGTATTTTCCCAGCGGATTGTCCTTGCCCGGCGGCACCGAAGCCGGCAGCGGGTCGTCCATCAGTTCGTGCTCGCGCCGCACGCTGGCCGGCGGATACCAGGTCGGGTTGACAATCTTGTCAATGACCTTCGCCTTTGAAACCGGTGTCTGCCAGTCGCCGCGGCCAATGCTGATCGGGTATGTCCTGACCTTTTTTTCTTCGCCGGAGGCCGGTTTCGGGTCGTAGTAATAAATCCGCATTTCGGCAAGATTCACATAAATGCCGCGGAATGACGGGCGCGGCAGGATGAACTGGCTCGGCAGAACGACCGAATTGCCCTCGCCCGGCACCCACGGGTCAATTCCCGGGTTGGCTTCGAGGATTTCCTCGATGCCGAGGCTGAATTCCTCGGCGATGCCGAGTATCGTGTCTTGCGGCTGAATCACGACCTTTTGCAGCGCGCCGATTAGTGTATGATTCGGGTCGAACCCGTAAGTCGCCGGGAGCGCGGACGCAACCGGCAGCGCCACCCCGCAGGCCGCCGACAACAACATCCGAATGGCTGGAAAAAACGACATATGCCGGACATTATAACTGCAATCAACGGCCAGTTTCCGATTCAGGAAGGCGTCGCCTACCTGAACCACGCCGGAGTCGCGCCGTGGCCGAAATGCACAGCCGATGTCGTCTGCGACTTTGCGCGCGAAAACGCGAGTTGCGGCGCGTTGCATTACAAGGCCTGGGAAGAAACCGCCGGTGCGTTGCGCGAGATGCTTCGCAATCTGATCAACGCCGAATCCGCGGATGAAATCGCCCTGGTGAAGAACACCTCGGAAGGGTTGTCGCTGGTCGCCTACGGGCTGGACTGGCAGCAAGGCGACAATGTCGTTGTCGGCATGCAGGAGTTTCCGTCCAACCGCATCGTCTGGGAATCGCTGCACAAGCGCTTCGGCGTCGAGGTGCGCACGGTTGATTTGCACGGCGGGGCTTCGCCGGAGCAGGCGCTGCTCAGCCGACTGGACCGGCGGACGCGGGTGCTGACGGTCAGTTCAATCCAGTATGCGACCGGCTGGCGCATGGACCTGGATGTGCTCGGCAAGGCGTGCCGGGAAGCGGGCGCCCTGCTCTGCGTGGATGCCATCCAGAGCCTCGGCGCGGCGCCGGTTGATGTGCAGGCCTCGCAAATCGACTTCCTCGCCGCCGACGGGCACAAGTGGATGCTGGCGCCCGAGGGCGTCGGCTGTTTCTACTGCCGGCGCCGTCATCTGAAAACCCTGAAACTGCACCAGTACGGCTGGGGCATGCTGCAAGACCCCGGCGACTATGATTCGCTTTACGGCGAGGCCATGCTCGCCTCGTGGGCCGAGGTTGGCAACGCCCGGCGGTTTGAATGCGGCAGCCTCAATTCGCTCGGCATCCATGCGCTGCACGCCAGCCTCGGCCTGCTGTTTGACACCGGCCTCGACCGGGTTTTCAGCGAAGTCGCGTCCAATGTTTCGCACCTCGCCGGCGGCGTTGATCAAGACCGCTTTCAATCGCTGACGCCGGCGGAAGAACACCGGCGCGGCGGCATTCTGACGGTGCGCCCGCGGCGGGGAGAACCCGGGGCCTTGCACCGGCAACTGTCAAAAGCCGGCGTGCTGTGCGCGTGCAGAGGCGGCGGCATTCGCCTGTCGCCGCATTTCTACACGCCGCGGGAAGTTCTCGACCGGGCGCTTGAATGCCTCCACGATTTCAGCGGCTGAAAGCCTTGTGCCATTCAAGCAGACCGCTTTCCAGCAGCAGGCGCGGGTTCAGGCTGTTGCTGTCGGCCAACCGGCAGCGCTGAACCTGCCGCCCGTGCAGTCTTTGCAGGCTTTCAAATGGTGGACTCATGGGTGGACTCATGGGCGGATTCACGGGCGGATGCGCCGGCGGATTCGCGGCGGGCGCCGCGGGCGCGGCGTCGAAAGCGCCATGGACAAAGGCGGCATGGACAATCTGCTGCAATTCCTCCAGCAGCCATTGCTGAATCAGCGGAGACGGCTGTTCGTTCCAGCGCTCCACAATGCCGGAAAGATCCGACAGCGGCGCCCTGGCCGACAGCCACTGCGCCAGTTCATCGTGAAATTTTTCCCGGTCAATCCCTTTCTCGGCCTTCTTCGAGGCCTCCAGCGGCCGCAACCCGAACAACGCAAGCCGGCGCCGCGCCTGCTCCGTCTCCAGCGACAGCCGCCCGGCCAGCCACTCGACCGCCTCGTCGCCCGGCAGCGGAAAACGGATTTTGCGGCAGCGGCTGCGTATCGTGGCCGGCAGTTTCGCCAGGCGCCTGCAAATCAGGACGATGACGCCCCCGTCCGGCGGCTCTTCCAGCGTCTTCAGAAGACTGTTGGCGGCGGCGTAATTCATGCTGTCGGCCCGCGGGATAAAAGCGACCCGGTATTGGCCGTAATGCCGGTTCAACGAGAAAAAGTCGGCCAGTTCGCGGATTTGCGCGACCTTGATTTCTTTCTTCTCGGCGACAATCGAAAGATAGTCCGGATGATTCTCCGAGGCCAGCAGACGGCACCCCTTGCAGCCGCCGCAGGGCCTGTCTTTTTCACTTTGGCACAACAGACTATGGCAGAGAGCGGAACCAAATTCTTCCATTCCGCAGCCGTCCTGCCCGCTCAGCAGCAAGGCGTTGGGCACGCGCCCCGCCGCCAGCATCCGCAGCCAGTTGTCCCACTGTGCACGCTGCCATGGATAGACCGGGTTATTCATCGCCAATCTCCGGCCAGCGTTTGACCACCAGCGCGATGATTTCCGCGCCGACCTGTTCCCTGTCCCGGGCGGCGTCAATCACTGCAAACCGCGCGGGTTCGCGCCCGGCCCGTTCAAGATAAGTCTTTCGCACCCGCTCAACGAACGCCTTGCCCTGCGATTCAAAATTGTCCGGCGTTTTGCCTGCGCGCAGCAACTCATACTGGGTGCTGGGAATGTCCTTGTGCCTTTTTTCAGGCGGCAAATCCAGCAGTATCGTCCAATCGGGCGACAGGCCGGGCGCGACCCATTCGGCCAGCACATCAATCCGTTCGGACGGAATTTCGCGGCCCCCGCCCTGGTAGGCGTAACTCGCGTCAATAAAGCGGTCACAAACCACCCATTGCCCCCGCTCCAGCGCCGGTTGCACGACCCGGCGGACATGCTCGGCGCGCGCCGCGAAAAACAACAGCAATTCGGCGAGGCCGGACAGGCCCTTTTCCTGCTCCAGCAGCATGCGCCGGATGGCCTCTCCCATCGGTACGCCGCCAGGCTCGCGGGTTCTCCTGACCTCCACGCCGCGCCGCCTGAGAAACGATTCCAGGGCTTCGGCCTGCGTGCTCTTGCCGACGCCGTCTATCCCTTCAAGGGTGATCAGTTTTCCGCGTTGCATTACTTCAACTGGTAGCGGGCGACGGCCTTGCGGTGTTCGCCGTAGGTTTTCGAGAAATGATGGCTGCCGTCGCCCCTGCTGACGAAGTATAGCGCGCCGGTCTTTTCCGGGTGCAGCACCGCTTGCAGCGACGCAAGCCCCGGCATCGCAATCGGCGTCGGCGGCAGCCCCTTGCGGCGGTAGGTGTTGTACGGCGTGTCGGCCTTCAGGTCTTTTTTCCTGATGTCGCCGCCGAATTGCAGGCCCATGCCGTAAATGACGGTGGGGTCGGCCTGCAGCAGCATCCCCTTCTCAAGCCGCGACAGAAACACGCCGGCAATCCGGCGGCGCTCGTCGTCTCTCGCCGTTTCCTTCTCGACGATGGAGGCGAGTATCAGGGCCTCGTAAGGCGACGCAAGATGAAGGCCGGGCGCTCTTTCGCGCCAGACGGACTCCAGCGTCCGCGTCATTTTTTCGTATCCCTGCCGGAACAAATCCACATCGGCGGCGCCGGCGCTGAAAAAATAGGTGTCCGGGAAGAACCAGCCCTCAAGCGATGGATGATCCACGCCGAGATGCTTCCTGATCTCTTCGGCGTCGGCGGCCACCGTTTCAATCGCCCGGTGCCGCCGCATCGTCTGCAGAACCTGCCTGAGCGTGGCCCCCTCGATGATGCGCAGACGCTCGAGGACGCCCTTGCCGCTCGCCGCCATGTCGAGAAACCCGGCCAGCGTCATGCGCGGTTCAATCCGGTATCTTCCCGCCTTGATGCTGCCCTCAAGTCCGCCGAGCCTCGCGTACAGCGCCGCGTAGAAACGCACCGGCACCGGCTTTCTGTCCGCGATCAACCCCGCCCGCTCCATGCCGGCGATGACGCGGTTGAATGAACTGCCTTCGGCGATGTCCCAGTCCACCTGTTGCGTGTTCGTCAACGGCACGGCGTGGAGACTGCGGTAAAAGTCCCAAACAAAAGCGGCGCCCGCCGGCAGCGCGGCGGCGGCGCAGATGGCGATTGCAAGACGCCCCCCGCTCATCCGCCTCACCGGTCAGTCCTCCGCGCCGGCGGCGGGCAGTTTTTGCAACAAATCGTGCAGCAAGCCGTGCACCGACTGCACATCGTAATCACGCGCGCCCTCCAGATGGCGAACCGGCCAGGCGCGAATCAGCACATTGCAAAAAAAAACGCCGTCGGCCCGCAGCAAATCCTCGCGCGACAACCGGGTCTCCTGAACCGGAATGCCGCGCCGCCGGCACGCCTCGATAATCCAGCCGCGCATCACGCCGCTGACGCCGCAGCGGTCCAGCAGCGGGGTTCGCAGGCCGCCATCCTCCACGGTGAAGAGATTGCTCATCGTGCCTTCAATCACCCGGTCGCGCGCGTCGAGCATGACGCCCTCCTGGTATTCGTCCCGCCATTCCATCCGCGCCATCACCTGCTCCAGCCGGTTCAGGTGCTTGACGCCGGCCAGGTCGGGATCATCGGCGAGGCGCTTGCGGCAGAATCTTGCGGCGACGCCGCGGCGCCGGAAATCGTCCGGATAATCCGGCGGCGGCAGCGCGGTGACAATGCGGGTCGGCTTGGCCGGAAGCGGCGGGCGGTACCCGCGCGCGCCGCCGCCGCGGGTGACGATGACCTTGACGACGGCGTCGCCGCTGCCGGCGGCGAGGCGGCGCACTTCCTCGTCAAGGGCGCGCCAGTCGTCAAAGGCGATGGCCAGTTTGCGGCAGCCGTCGCGCAGGCGCGCGCGGTGACGCGGCCAGAAACGGGGCGCGCCGTCCGCGACCGAAATCGTCTCGAAAACACCGTCGCCGTAGGCAAGCCCGCGGTCGGTCACGGCAATCGCGCCGCCCGGTTTTCCGTTGATCAAAACCGGAGGCATGGTCGAAAGGTGTGCGCCGGTGATTTCAGACGGCGCGAAACACCAGGGAAGCGTTGGTGCCCCCGAAACCGAAGGAATTGGACAGCACGCACCGCAGGTTTTCCCTGCGCGCGGTGTTCGGCACATAATCCAGGTCGCACTTCGGATCCGGGGTGTCGAGGTTGACGGTCGGCGGCATCACCCCGTCTCTCAAAGACAGCACCGAAAACACCGCCTCGACCCCGCCCGCGGCCCCCAGCAGATGGCCGATCATGGACTTGACCGAACTCATCGCGAGTTTCCGCGCGTGATCGCCGAAGACCAATTTGACGGCGTCGCTTTCGGCCTGGTCGCCGAGCGGCGTCGAAGTGCCGTGCGCGTTGATGTAATCCACCTCGCCGGGGTTCAGCGCGGCGTCTTGCAGCGCGTTTTGCATGCAGCGCGCGGCGCCGGCGCCGCCGGGAACCGGCTGCGTGATGTGGTGGGCGTCGCTGGAAGCCCCGTATCCGGCGAGTTCGCAGTAGATGTTGGCGCCGCGCTTTTGCGCGTGTTCGCGCTCCTCAAGGACGACGACGCCGGCGCCGTCGCCGATGACGAAGCCGTCGCGGTCCAGGTCCCACGGGCGGCTCGCGCGTTCGGGGTCGTCGTTGTGCGACGCGCACAGCGCGCGCGCCGCCGCGAAACCGCCGACGCCGAGCAGCGATGTCGCCATCTCGGCGCCGCCGGCGATCATGATGTCGGCGTCGCCGCGCGCGACCATGCGCGCCGATTCCCCGATGTTGTGGTTGCCGGTCGCGCAGGCCGAGACAATCGCGAAATTGGGCCCTTGCAGGCCGTACAGAATGGACAGGTTGCCCGAGATCATGTTGATGATGCTGCCCGGGACGAAAAACGGCGATATCTTGCGCGCGCCGCCCTCGATGCAGGCGGTGTGGTTGGCCTCGATCAGCGGCAGGCCGCCGATGCCGGAGCCGACCGCGACGCCGATGCGCGGCGCGTTTTGCTCCGTGACCTCGAACCCCGAATCCTCGATCGCCTGAACGCCGGCGCCGATGCCGTAATGGATGAACAGATCCATGCGCTTCTGCTCTTTTTCGGGGATGTAGGTATCGGCGTCGAACCCCTCGACCGGGGCGGCAATCCGCACCCGCAAACCGGAAGCGTCAAAGGACGAGATTTTCCGCACGCCGCTGCGCCCGGCGACGACGGCCTCCCACGCCTTGTCAACGGCGGCCCCGACCGGGCACACGACACCGACGCCGGTGACGACCACTTGTCTGTTGTGCACACGAACTCCGCGGATGGTGAAGAGACGGGGGAAAAGAACGCCCGCAAGGCGCTCAGGCGTTTATGTGCTTCTCGATGTAGTCAACCGCCTGCTTCACCGTCGTGATTTTCTCGGCCTCTTCGTCCGGTATCTCGCACTCGAATTCTTCCTCCAGCGCCATCACCAGTTCCAGCGTGTCCAGCGAGTCCGCGTTCAAGTCATCGACAAAGGAAGCATCCTCGGTGACCTTGTCTTCCTCGATACTCAGCTGCTCGGCCACGATTTTGCGGACCCGGTCTTTTATATCACTCATTGAAATAGTCTCCTTGTTACTGTTGAGTCGTTGAAAACAACTTTTGGCCGTCAGGCCATGTACAACCCTCCGTTGATGTGGACGGTCTCGCCGGTGATGTAGGCGGCGGCCCCGGAAGCCAGAAAGCGCACCAGTTCGGCCACTTCCGCCGCCTCGCCGAAGCGCGCCGCGGGGATGGTGCGGACAATCTCCTCGCGGTATTTCTCCGGCAGCGCCCGCACCATATCGGTGTCAATAAAGCCGGGCGCGACGCAGTTGACGGTGATATTACGGGTTCCCAGTTCTTTTGCAAGGCTTTTGCTGAAACCGGTAATCCCGGCCTTGGCGGCGGCGTAGTTGGCCTGCCCCGGATTGCCGGCGGCGCCCGTCAGCGAAGTGATGTTGATGATCCTCCCCCACCTTTTTTTCATCATCCGGCGCACGCACGCCTTGCTCAGGCGAAACACCGAACCCAGGTTGGTGTTGATGACCGCATCCCAGTCCTCGTCGCTCATCCTCGGCAGCAGGCTGTCGCGGGTGATGCCGGCGTTGTTGACCAGCACATCGGGCATCTGGTCCTGTTCGGCCAGCGTCTTGAGCAGCGCCGCCACCGAGTCCGCCTGCTCCACCCTGAGCACGGCGCCGTGGCCGCGAACGCCTTCCCCGTCGAGAAAACCGGAGATGGCGCGGGCGCCGTCGTCGCCGGTCGCGGTGCCGACGACTTCCAGCCCGGCGCGGCCCAGTGCCAGCGCAATCGCGCGCCCGATGCCGCGCGAGGCGCCGGTGACGAGCGCCGTTTTCGCGCCTGCCGCCGCTTGCGCCGTCATCCGGATTCCGCCAGCGCCCGCTCCAGGCCGGCCGGGCTGTTGACGGCGTGGCATTCGGCCCGCCGGTTGATGCGCCGGACGAGGTTCGTCAGCACCTGCCCCGGCCCCAGTTCAACGAAGCGCGCGACGCCGTCCTCGCCCATGCGCTCGATGGTGGCGACCCATTGCACCGGATTGTGAAGTTGTTCGCTCAATGCCCGAAAAATATCGCCGGGTATTGTACGCGGCATCGCGTCCACATTGTGAAGAATTTTGATCGCCGGCGCGCTGATTTCCGCGCCCTCGAGAAACGACGAGAACTCGCGCGCCGCGTCGCGCATCAGCGAGGAATGGGCGGGCACGCTGACCGGCAGCAGAACGCATTTGCGCGCGCCCTGCGCCGACGCCCGCGCCATCGCCTCTTCCACCGCTGCCTTGTGGCCGGCGATGACGGTCTGCGCCGGCGCGTTGAAATTGACGGCCTCGACCACCTGTTCGCCGCCGGGCGCGGCGCACAACTCCACCACCTGCCGCGATTTCAGCCCGATGATCGCCGCCATCGCGCCGCGGCCCTCGGCGACGGCCTGCTGCATCAACTCGCCGCGCCGCGCGGCGATGGCGACCGCGTCTTCAAAGGCGATGGAACCGGCGCAGACCAGCGCGGTGTATTCGCCGAAACTGTGGCCGGCGGCGACCGCCGGCACGGCGTCGCTCAGGCGGCTCCAGATTTTCCACACCGCGACGCCGGCGGCCAGCATCACCGGCTGGGTGTTGACGGTGCGGTTCAGCGCCTCCTCCGGCCCGTCCATCGCCATCTTGAACAGGTCCTTGCCGAGGATTGCGGAGGCGGCGTCAAAGGTTTCCCGCACCTCCGGGTGTTCGGCGGCCAGTTCCCTCAGCATGCCGGTGTGCTGGGCGCCCTGTCCGGGGAAAAGAAAAGCCGTGTCCGTCAATATCCGCATGCCGATTCAACCTGGGTTATAATGCACGCCGTTTCCAGAAAACCACACGATGCCAAAAAGCGAGCACTTTGAAATGAAGGGCGTCGTCGTCGAGGTCCTTCCGAACACGATGTTCAGGGTCAAACTCGAAAACGACCATGTTGTCACCGCGCACATATCCGGAAAAATGCGAAAGCATTACATCCGGATACTTGCCGGCGACCGCGTCACCGTCGAGATGAGCCCCTACGACCTGACCCGCGGGCGCATTACCTACCGCGAAAAATAGCCCCTGCCGTCAGCCCCCGCACCGGATTTTTTCTTTCCGCGGCGCCTCGCAGCGGAAGCGGACTTCGCCGTCCTCGAGCACAAAGCGGGCGGCGCCGCCCTTCTTCAGTTTGCCGAAGAGGATGTCGTCGAGCAGCGGCTTTTTCAGTTTCTCCTCGATCAGGCGCCGCATCGGCCTCGCCCCCATCGTCTTGTCAAAGCCGTTCTCGACCAGCCACGAGCGCACATCGGCGTCCACCGTCAGTTGCACCTTCCGGTCTTCGAGTTGCGCCTGAAACTGCGTCAGGAACTTGTCAACGACGAGCAGGATCATCTCCCTGTCCAGCGGCCTGAAATGCACCACCGCGTCGAGGCGGTTGCGAAACTCCGGCGAGAAAACCCGCTTGATGCTCTCGGAACAGTCCGGCGCGCGGTCGTCGTGCCCGGTGAAGCCGATGCTCGCGCGGCTCATCGCCTCGGCGCCGGCGTTGGTCGTCATGATCAGCACCGTGTGGCGGAAATCCACCTTGCGCCCGTTGGCGTCGGTCAGCAGGCCGTGGTCCATGACTTGCAGCAGCAGGTTGAACACATCCGGGTGGGCCTTCTCCATCTCATCAAGCAGCACCACGGACTGGGGAAACTTCAGCACCGCGTCGGTCAGCAGGCCGCCCTGGTCGAAGCCGACATAGCCCGGAGGCGCGCCGATGAGGCGCGAGACGGTGTGCCGCTCCATGTATTCGGACATGTCGAAACGCACCAGTTCCATGCCGGCGCTCGCGGCCAGTTGCCGCGCGGTCTCGGTCTTGCCGACGCCGGTCGGGCCGGCCATCAGAAAGGAGCCGACCGGCTGGTCGGGCTCGTTCAGGCCGGAGCGCGACATCTTGATCGCGTTGACGATCGTGTCAATGGCGTCGTCCTGGCCGAAGATGACCATCTTCAGGTTGCGGTCGAGGTTGCGGAGCATCTTCGCGTTGTCGGTGGTGACGCTCTTCGCCGGTATCCGCGCGATTTTGGCGATCATGCCCTCGATGTGGCTTGAGCGCACCAGCGGCCTCGCCCCGGCGGACGACGAGCCGATGCGCAGAGAGGCGCCGGCCTCGTCCACGAGGTCTATCGCCTTGTCCGGCAGGTGGCGGTCGTGCAGGTAGCGCGACGCCAGGCTGGCGGCGGTCTTCAGGCTCTGCCTTGAATAGCGCACATTGTGGAAGCGCTCAAAACACTCCTTCAGCCCCAGCAGAATCCGGTAGGTGTCGTCCACCGACGGTTCCTCGATGTCTATCTTCTGGAAGCGCCTGGCCAGCGCGCGGTCTTTCTCGAAGATGGCGCGGTATTCGCGGTAGGTCGTCGCGCCGATGCAGCGCAGTTCGCCGGATTGCAGCCTGGGCTTGATCAGGCTCGAGGCGTCCATCGCGCTGCCGGAGGCGGAGCCGGCGCCGATGAGCATGTGAATCTCGTCAATGAACAGGATGACATTCTTTTCCTTCTCCAGTTGCGCCAGCATTTTCTTCAGGCGCTTCTCGAAGTCGCCGCGGTACTTGGTGCCGGCCACCAGCGCGCCGAGGTCGAGCAGGTGAATGACGGCGTCTTTCAGCACATCGGGCACCTCGCCCTCGACGATCTTCCTCGCCAGCCCCTCCGCCAGCGCGGTCTTGCCGACGCCCGGCTCGCCGACATACAGCGGGTTGTTCTTGTTCCTTCGGCACAGCACCTGTATCGTCCGGTCCACTTCCGGCTCGCGCCCGACCAGCGGGTCAATGCGCCCGGCCCGCGCCTTCTCGTTCAGGTTGCGGGTGAACTGCTCAAGCGGCTTGCGCGCGCTGCGCCCGCTTTCGCCGCCCTCGACGCCGGCGACCTCGTTCTCCTTGCCGGCATACTTGCTGATGCCGTGGGCGATGTAGTTGACGATGTCGAGGCGCTCGACATTGTGGCAGCCCAGCAGATAGACCGCCTGCGACTCCGGCTCGCTGAAAACCGAAACCAGCACGTTCTCGCCCTTGACCATGCTCGTCGGCGACACCGACTGCACATGAAACACCGCGCGCTGCAACACGCGCTGAAACGCGCGGGTCTGCTGAATGTCGCCCGGCTCGTGCAGTTCCAGCCGCGGGGTTGATTTGCTGATGTAGGCGGCGAGGTCGGAGGCGAGTTCCTTCAGGTTGACGCCGCAGGCGCTCAGCACCTCGGCGGCCTCCGGGTTCTTGATCAGGCCGAACAGCAGGTGCTCGACGGTGACATATTCATGGCGGTTTCTGGACGCGACCTCAAAGACCGTGTTCAGCGTGCGTTCCAGGTTCTTGTCAAACATCGCTCAGTCTTTTTCCATCTTGCACATCAGCGGATGCTTTTTCGAGCGTGAATAGTTGTTGACCGTCGTCACCTTGGTCTCCGCGATCTCGCGGGTGAAAACCCCGCACACGCCCTTGCCCTGTTTGTGAATCGCCAGCATCAACTGCACCGCCCGGTCGAGGTTCATCCGGAAAAAGCGCTGCAGGATGTGCACGACGAATTCCATCGGCGTGTAGTCATCGTTGATCAGCAGGACTTTGTACATCGGCGGCCTCTTCGGCTTGACCGGGGCCGGCTC
This genomic window contains:
- the clpA gene encoding ATP-dependent Clp protease ATP-binding subunit ClpA; its protein translation is MFDKNLERTLNTVFEVASRNRHEYVTVEHLLFGLIKNPEAAEVLSACGVNLKELASDLAAYISKSTPRLELHEPGDIQQTRAFQRVLQRAVFHVQSVSPTSMVKGENVLVSVFSEPESQAVYLLGCHNVERLDIVNYIAHGISKYAGKENEVAGVEGGESGRSARKPLEQFTRNLNEKARAGRIDPLVGREPEVDRTIQVLCRRNKNNPLYVGEPGVGKTALAEGLARKIVEGEVPDVLKDAVIHLLDLGALVAGTKYRGDFEKRLKKMLAQLEKEKNVILFIDEIHMLIGAGSASGSAMDASSLIKPRLQSGELRCIGATTYREYRAIFEKDRALARRFQKIDIEEPSVDDTYRILLGLKECFERFHNVRYSRQSLKTAASLASRYLHDRHLPDKAIDLVDEAGASLRIGSSSAGARPLVRSSHIEGMIAKIARIPAKSVTTDNAKMLRNLDRNLKMVIFGQDDAIDTIVNAIKMSRSGLNEPDQPVGSFLMAGPTGVGKTETARQLAASAGMELVRFDMSEYMERHTVSRLIGAPPGYVGFDQGGLLTDAVLKFPQSVVLLDEMEKAHPDVFNLLLQVMDHGLLTDANGRKVDFRHTVLIMTTNAGAEAMSRASIGFTGHDDRAPDCSESIKRVFSPEFRNRLDAVVHFRPLDREMILLVVDKFLTQFQAQLEDRKVQLTVDADVRSWLVENGFDKTMGARPMRRLIEEKLKKPLLDDILFGKLKKGGAARFVLEDGEVRFRCEAPRKEKIRCGG
- the clpS gene encoding ATP-dependent Clp protease adapter ClpS — its product is MQHDIRELERAGEAALEPAPVKPKRPPMYKVLLINDDYTPMEFVVHILQRFFRMNLDRAVQLMLAIHKQGKGVCGVFTREIAETKVTTVNNYSRSKKHPLMCKMEKD